The proteins below are encoded in one region of Oreochromis niloticus isolate F11D_XX linkage group LG6, O_niloticus_UMD_NMBU, whole genome shotgun sequence:
- the LOC100692290 gene encoding insulin-like growth factor-binding protein 4, translated as MVRGGGVAVAPSCWGLWVFGALSLAALCLSDQAIRCPVCSEERLASCRLPEGCEETVREPGCGCCPTCALPKGAHCGVYSPRCGTGLRCYPPRGVERPLHSLMHGQGICTDEREVEENSAMDRQEEMTPEHPNNSNIRCSPQDKRCIQKTLARHPPKSTNLRSNNAREDAKAILAPCRAELQRALDRLASNTRTHDDLFTIPIPNCDKNGDFHPKQCHPARDGQRGKCWCVDQKTGLRLPGPLELRGDLDCHQLIASLRD; from the exons ATGGTGCGTGGAGGTGGCGTCGCAGTAGCTCCGTCCTGCTGGGGCCTGTGGGTGTTTGGCGCCCTGTCGCTGGCGGCGCTGTGCTTGTCAGACCAGGCCATTCGCTGCCCCGTTTGCTCTGAGGAGCGCCTGGCCAGCTGCCGTCTGCCTGAAGGCTGCGAGGAAACGGTGCGGGAGCCCGGCTGCGGCTGCTGCCCCACCTGTGCCCTGCCTAAAGGAGCCCACTGTGGCGTTTACTCGCCCCGATGTGGCACGGGCCTCCGCTGCTACCCGCCGAGGGGCGTGGAGAGGCCGCTGCACTCGCTGATGCATGGCCAGGGGATCTGCACTGATGAGAGGGAGGTGGAGGAGAACTCAG CGATGGACAGGCAGGAAGAGATGACTCCCGAACACCCGAACAACAGCAATATCCGGTGCAGTCCACAGGACAAGCGGTGCATACAGAAGACCCTGGCCCGGCACCCTCCAAAATCCACAAACCTGAGAAGCAACAACGCCAGAGAAGACGCCAAAGCGATCCTG GCCCCGTGTCGTGCCGAGCTCCAGAGAGCGTTGGACAGATTGGCATCGAATACTCGCACACACGATGACCTCTTCACGATCCCCATACCCAACTGTGACAAAAATGGAGATTTCCACCCTAAACAG TGCCACCCTGCACGTGACGGCCAGCGGGGAAAATGCTGGTGTGTGGATCAGAAGACGGGCCTGAGGCTGCCGGGGCCGCTGGAACTGCGAGGGGATCTAGACTGCCACCAGTTAATTGCTAGCCTGAGGGACTGA
- the LOC100690136 gene encoding zinc finger protein Aiolos — protein sequence MSTEKHPEFTSSEADGMDVADVKSQEEEEEKEDNSFSENGIQSAEGVADPRVIKTEAEETEDNEQLLKAEKDQEIVPKEEAEGGSEDGMEEGFDEERTEEENDEERDMEGDEEGDGLSEPQDLSLVDYSRYDSTALPDTSAAASAANAEGAYAPGAGPPRIQPTGKLSCDICGLSCISINVLLVHKRSHTGERPFHCTQCGASFTQKGNLLRHIKLHSGEKPFKCPMCSYACRRRDALSGHLRTHSVEKPFKCNHCSRSYKQRSSLEEHRERCHVYIQSKGPADREDSHTSRTQMGTERALLLDRLASNVAKRKSSMPQKFTGDNGVCLDLSFNRDLVHRTDVKDPPSGSPGPDGHHQQQPIHPGPDGDQPPSHRPYPIPLARGDINPMGLTNGHKMAMPLLGIPHASQPPLGMDSYHNDNAQISQPVMYSLGHLLGGLNSQNGMPHPHTQPIPLSPLEALRVMRADGEPVPGAVYPCGHCRVIFLDYVMFTIHMGCHGFRDPLECNVCGHRSRDRYEFSSHIARGEHRLELK from the exons ATGAGCACAGAAAAGCATCCTGAATTCACATCCTCAGAGGCAGACGGGATGG ATGTTGCAGATGTGAAGTcgcaggaggaggaagaagagaaggaggataACTCATTTAGTGAAAATGGAATTCAGTCCGCTGAAGGTGTCGCAGATCCAC GTGTGATAAAGACCGAGGCTGAGGAGACGGAAGATAACGAGCAGCTTCTCAAGGCTGAAAAAGACCAAGAGATTGTCCCTAAAGAGGAAGCAGAGGGAGGCAGTGAGGACGGGATGGAGGAAGGTTTTGATGAGGAGAGGACAGAGGAAGAGAATGATGAGGAGAGGGACATGGAAGGGGACGAAGAGGGAGATGGCCTGAGTGAGCCGCAGGACCTGTCGCTGGTGGACTACTCGCGTTACGACAGCACAGCCCTCCCCGACACCAGCGCAGCGGCGTCTGCCGCCAACGCGGAAGGCGCTTACGCACCTGGAGCCGGGCCACCTCGCATCCAGCCAACAGGCAAGCTCAGCTGTGACATCTGCGGCTTGTCCTGCATCAGCATTAACGTACTGCTGGTGCACAAGCGCAGCCACACGG GCGAGAGGCCATTCCACTGCACTCAGTGTGGGGCCTCCTTCACCCAGAAGGGAAACCTGCTTCGCCACATCAAACTGCACTCCGGGGAGAAGCCTTTCAAATGCCCGATGTGCAGCTACGCCTGCCGGCGACGTGACGCTCTGAGCGGGCACCTGCGCACCCACTCTG TAGAGAAGCCCTTCAAGTGCAACCATTGCAGTCGCAGCTACAAGCAGCGCAGCTCGCTGGAGGAGCACCGAGAGAGGTGCCATGTGTACATTCAGAGCAAAGGTCCCGCCGACAGAG AGGACAGCCACACATCCAGGACTCAGATGGGTACTGAGCGTGCGCTGCTGCTCGACAGGCTCGCCAGCAACGTAGCCAAGCGGAAGAGTTCAATGCCACAGAAGTTTACAG GCGACAACGGCGTGTGCCTGGACCTGAGCTTTAACAGGGATCTGGTCCACCGAACTGATGTCAAGGATCCTCCGTCGGGCTCCCCGGGGCCAGACGGGCATCACCAGCAACAACCGATCCACCCAGGCCCCGATGGTGACCAACCGCCTTCCCACAGGCCCTACCCCATCCCGTTAGCCCGCGGCGACATCAACCCCATGGGCCTCACCAACGGCCACAAGATGGCCATGCCGCTCCTGGGAATCCCTCACGCCTCCCAGCCTCCCCTTGGCATGGACTCTTACCACAACGACAACGCCCAGATATCCCAGCCTGTCATGTACAGCTTAGGCCACCTGCTTGGGGGGCTGAATTCCCAAAACGGCATGCCTCACCCGCACACCCAGCCCATCCCCCTGTCGCCTCTGGAGGCTTTGCGAGTGATGCGAGCTGACGGGGAGCCCGTGCCCGGGGCCGTGTACCCCTGTGGCCACTGCAGGGTGATCTTCCTGGACTACGTCATGTTCACCATCCACATGGGGTGCCACGGCTTCCGCGATCCGCTCGAGTGTAACGTGTGTGGCCACCGCAGTCGGGACCGTTACGAGTTTTCTTCCCACATAGCCCGTGGCGAGCACCGCCTAGAGTTGAAGTAG